A stretch of the Actinotalea sp. JY-7876 genome encodes the following:
- a CDS encoding HAD family phosphatase: MSVTPHRTPDDLPARDLPAAVLWDMDGTLVDTEPAWLAAEIALVEESGGTWTEADSLQMIGLPLMSAAAVLQRHGVDLGAEAIVARLLGAVVESVGRELPWQPGARELLVGLAEAGVPCALVTMSYRALADAVLAQGPAGVFSVVVTGDEVTRGKPHPEPYLRAAELLGVDITACVAVEDSPPGIASALASGARTLGVQHIAPVEARPGLSRTDSLARFTVADLRALARGEVVDHLAEPAA, encoded by the coding sequence GTGTCAGTGACGCCTCACCGCACGCCCGACGACCTGCCAGCACGTGACCTGCCCGCCGCGGTCCTGTGGGACATGGACGGCACCCTCGTGGACACCGAGCCTGCCTGGCTCGCCGCGGAGATCGCCCTGGTGGAGGAGTCCGGGGGCACCTGGACCGAGGCGGACTCCCTCCAGATGATCGGCCTGCCGCTCATGTCCGCGGCCGCGGTGCTGCAGCGGCACGGCGTGGACCTCGGAGCCGAGGCGATCGTCGCGCGCCTCCTCGGCGCCGTGGTGGAGTCCGTGGGGCGCGAGCTGCCGTGGCAGCCCGGGGCGCGCGAGCTGCTGGTCGGCCTCGCCGAGGCCGGCGTGCCGTGCGCACTGGTGACCATGTCCTACCGCGCCCTCGCGGACGCGGTGCTCGCGCAGGGTCCAGCGGGCGTGTTCTCGGTCGTCGTCACGGGCGACGAGGTCACGCGCGGCAAGCCGCACCCCGAGCCCTACCTGCGCGCGGCCGAGCTGCTGGGCGTGGACATCACCGCGTGCGTCGCGGTCGAGGACTCGCCGCCCGGGATCGCGTCGGCGCTCGCCTCGGGCGCGCGGACACTGGGCGTCCAGCACATCGCCCCCGTCGAGGCGCGCCCCGGCCTGAGCCGCACCGACTCGCTCGCCCGGTTCACGGTGGCGGACCTGCGCGCCCTCGCGCGCGGCGAGGTCGTCGACCACCTCGCCGAGCCGGCGGCCTGA
- a CDS encoding tRNA (adenine-N1)-methyltransferase has translation MADTPDVPRGAVARPTGADVRRGPFRVGDRVQLTDPRGRLHTITLAPDATFHTHKGYFRHDELIGAPEGSVVTSTGGIEYLALRPLLSDYVLSMPRGAAVVYPKDAGQIVAMADIYPGATVVEAGVGSGALTMSLLRAVTDGGRLVSIERREDFAAIARANVEGFFGAPHPAWTLEVGDLSDVLPQVAPAGTVDRVVLDMLAPWENLVAVADALAPGGVLVAYVATTTQLSRLAEDLRDDGRFTEPQAWESMVRGWHLEGLAVRPEHRMVGHTGFLLTTRRMADGIAAPVRRRRPSKGYSAQEEEWTPEDLGERAISDKKVRRVRRDLGAAPEQ, from the coding sequence GTGGCCGACACGCCCGACGTGCCCCGCGGTGCCGTCGCCCGGCCGACCGGCGCGGACGTCCGCCGGGGCCCGTTCCGCGTGGGTGACCGCGTCCAGCTGACCGACCCGCGCGGGCGCCTGCACACCATCACCCTGGCGCCCGACGCGACGTTCCACACGCACAAGGGCTACTTCCGGCACGACGAGCTCATCGGCGCGCCCGAGGGGTCGGTGGTCACGTCGACCGGCGGCATCGAGTACCTCGCCCTGCGCCCGCTGCTCTCGGACTACGTCCTGTCGATGCCGCGCGGCGCCGCCGTCGTCTACCCCAAGGACGCGGGCCAGATCGTCGCGATGGCGGACATCTACCCCGGCGCGACCGTCGTCGAGGCCGGCGTGGGATCCGGCGCCCTGACGATGTCGCTGCTGCGGGCCGTGACCGACGGCGGCCGCCTGGTCTCCATCGAGCGCCGCGAGGACTTCGCGGCGATCGCGCGGGCCAACGTCGAGGGCTTCTTCGGTGCACCGCACCCGGCGTGGACGCTCGAGGTCGGGGACCTCAGCGACGTGCTGCCGCAGGTCGCGCCCGCGGGGACGGTCGACCGCGTCGTGCTCGACATGCTCGCCCCCTGGGAGAACCTCGTGGCGGTCGCCGACGCGCTCGCGCCCGGCGGGGTGCTCGTGGCGTACGTCGCGACCACCACCCAGCTGTCGCGCCTCGCGGAGGACCTGCGCGACGACGGCCGGTTCACCGAGCCGCAGGCGTGGGAGTCGATGGTGCGCGGCTGGCACCTCGAGGGCCTGGCGGTCCGCCCCGAGCACCGCATGGTGGGCCACACCGGCTTCCTGCTCACGACGCGGCGGATGGCCGACGGCATCGCGGCGCCCGTCCGGCGCCGTCGGCCCTCGAAGGGGTACTCGGCGCAGGAGGAGGAGTGGACGCCCGAGGACCTGGGCGAGCGCGCGATCTCCGACAAGAAGGTCCGCCGCGTGCGCCGCGACCTCGGGGCGGCACCCGAGCAGTGA
- a CDS encoding PAC2 family protein produces the protein MSDALPPGGPLRGAVMLAAFEGWNDAGAAATQALVHLHDVWGAEEVDELDPEEYHDFQVNRPTVALTEDGRREITWPTTTIALAQRPDGRHIVLVHGIEPSMRWRRYSTELLDLAERLGVTTVVTLGALLADVPHTRPIPVTATSDDTVLQATLGLDANTYEGPTGIVGVLQHEAQRRGLRALSVWGAVPHYVAHPPSPKATQALLVRLEGLLGEAVPLRDLAEDAEAWQNGVDELAAEDPEIAEYVAQLEEAKDTAELPEATGEAIAREFERYLRRRDGGPGGA, from the coding sequence ATGAGCGATGCACTCCCCCCCGGCGGACCGCTGCGCGGCGCGGTGATGCTCGCGGCGTTCGAGGGCTGGAACGACGCCGGGGCCGCCGCGACGCAGGCGCTCGTGCACCTGCACGACGTGTGGGGTGCGGAGGAGGTCGACGAGCTCGACCCCGAGGAGTACCACGACTTCCAGGTCAACCGGCCGACCGTCGCGCTGACGGAGGACGGCCGCCGGGAGATCACCTGGCCGACGACGACGATCGCCCTCGCGCAGCGGCCCGACGGCCGCCACATCGTCCTCGTCCACGGCATCGAGCCGTCCATGCGGTGGCGGCGCTACAGCACCGAGCTGCTCGACCTGGCCGAGCGGCTGGGTGTGACGACCGTCGTGACGCTGGGCGCCCTGCTCGCCGACGTGCCGCACACGCGGCCCATCCCGGTCACGGCGACGTCGGACGACACGGTGCTCCAGGCGACCCTCGGCCTGGACGCCAACACCTACGAGGGGCCGACGGGGATCGTGGGCGTCCTCCAGCACGAGGCGCAGCGACGGGGCCTGCGTGCGCTGTCGGTGTGGGGCGCCGTGCCGCACTACGTCGCCCACCCGCCCTCGCCCAAGGCGACGCAGGCCCTGCTCGTGCGCCTCGAAGGGCTGCTGGGCGAGGCGGTGCCGCTGCGCGACCTCGCGGAGGACGCCGAGGCGTGGCAGAACGGCGTCGACGAGCTCGCGGCGGAGGACCCGGAGATCGCCGAGTACGTCGCGCAGCTCGAGGAGGCCAAGGACACGGCCGAGCTCCCCGAGGCGACCGGTGAGGCGATCGCGCGCGAGTTCGAGCGCTACCTGCGGCGCCGCGACGGCGGTCCGGGCGGCGCCTGA
- a CDS encoding site-2 protease family protein has product MDGTRTAARPRTWVAGRIAGAPLEVSPGSLVTLAVLVLALWRVLDAGAGPGGPVLLAALLAAALVGASVVAHELAHAVVARRYGLAVERVVVTAWGARVSFDAQRLDARTTAVVAAAGPLTSLLLALPGLLALTGAVDGLAGAALLAVAAVNAATGALNLLPALPFDGGKILAAGLWAATGDRERGTVVAAHAGRVLAVLVVVAVALRGLASGAAPEPFTVVLTVLAAAFLWAGAGAALRSARSAAAVARLDLRRLLVPAVALPAQDTVADAAALATGGSGVVVLDAHGRVAGWADPAALAAVPAAAWSTTSLAAVLRPLGPAAVVRADVGGADAVRAVAAGASVSPVLVVVDAAGEVLGLLRAQDVVAALRPGPRQGRAGRPDAAA; this is encoded by the coding sequence GTGGACGGCACCCGGACGGCGGCGCGACCGCGCACGTGGGTCGCCGGCCGGATCGCGGGCGCGCCCCTGGAGGTCAGCCCCGGGAGCCTGGTCACCCTCGCCGTCCTCGTGCTGGCGCTCTGGCGCGTGCTGGACGCCGGCGCCGGGCCCGGGGGGCCGGTCCTGCTCGCCGCGCTGCTCGCGGCCGCCCTCGTCGGCGCGTCGGTCGTCGCGCACGAGCTCGCGCACGCCGTGGTCGCGCGGCGGTACGGCCTGGCCGTGGAGCGCGTGGTGGTCACGGCGTGGGGCGCGCGCGTCTCGTTCGACGCGCAGCGCCTCGACGCGCGCACGACGGCGGTCGTCGCCGCGGCCGGTCCGCTCACCAGCCTGCTCCTCGCGCTGCCGGGCCTGCTCGCGCTCACGGGCGCCGTCGACGGGCTCGCCGGGGCGGCGCTCCTCGCGGTCGCGGCGGTCAACGCCGCCACCGGCGCGCTCAACCTGCTGCCCGCGCTGCCGTTCGACGGCGGCAAGATCCTGGCCGCGGGGCTGTGGGCGGCGACCGGCGACCGCGAGCGCGGCACGGTCGTCGCCGCCCACGCCGGCAGGGTCCTGGCCGTCCTGGTGGTGGTCGCGGTCGCGCTGCGGGGGCTCGCGAGCGGCGCCGCGCCCGAGCCGTTCACCGTGGTCCTCACCGTGCTCGCGGCGGCGTTCCTGTGGGCCGGCGCGGGCGCCGCCCTGCGGTCGGCCCGGTCCGCGGCCGCCGTCGCGCGCCTCGACCTGCGGCGGCTGCTCGTGCCCGCCGTCGCGCTGCCCGCGCAGGACACCGTGGCCGACGCCGCGGCCCTCGCGACCGGCGGGTCGGGCGTCGTGGTGCTCGATGCCCACGGGCGCGTGGCCGGCTGGGCGGACCCGGCCGCGCTCGCGGCCGTGCCCGCGGCGGCGTGGTCCACGACGTCGCTGGCCGCCGTGCTGCGACCGCTCGGCCCGGCCGCCGTCGTGCGGGCCGACGTCGGCGGCGCGGACGCCGTGCGCGCCGTGGCGGCCGGGGCGAGCGTCTCCCCGGTGCTGGTCGTGGTGGACGCGGCGGGGGAGGTGCTCGGGCTGCTGCGGGCGCAGGACGTCGTCGCCGCCCTGCGGCCCGGCCCGCGCCAGGGCCGAGCCGGACGGCCCGACGCCGCCGCCTAG
- a CDS encoding PD-(D/E)XK nuclease family protein — translation MPTGTAPTLPADAAPPVRRPGLSPSRANDFMQCPLLFRFRVVDRLPEPPSAAAVRGTLVHAVLERLFDAPAGRRTVEAAKALVPGEWDRMVADAPECAEVLPDAADTTAWFAEAGALLDRYFTLEDPNRLQPAERELRVSTDLDDGFELRGIIDRIDVAPNGAIRVVDYKTGRSPRQGYEGGALFQMRFYALVLSRLRGQVPAMLQLVYLGDGTLLRHVPDAAELETTERRIRAIWAGIRTSAESGRWLPKKGPLCGWCSHQALCPAFGGTPPDVSAETVELALGVRPTA, via the coding sequence GTGCCGACCGGAACCGCCCCGACCCTCCCCGCCGACGCCGCCCCGCCCGTGCGCCGGCCGGGCCTGTCGCCGTCGCGGGCGAACGACTTCATGCAGTGCCCCCTGCTCTTCCGGTTCCGGGTCGTCGACCGCCTGCCCGAGCCGCCGAGCGCGGCGGCGGTGCGCGGCACGCTCGTGCACGCGGTCCTCGAGCGGCTCTTCGACGCCCCCGCCGGGCGCCGGACCGTCGAGGCCGCGAAGGCGCTCGTCCCCGGAGAGTGGGACCGGATGGTCGCGGACGCGCCGGAGTGCGCCGAGGTCCTGCCCGACGCGGCCGACACGACGGCCTGGTTCGCCGAGGCCGGCGCGCTGCTCGACCGCTACTTCACGCTGGAGGACCCGAACCGGCTGCAGCCGGCGGAGCGCGAGCTGCGGGTCTCGACGGACCTCGACGACGGCTTCGAGCTGCGCGGCATCATCGACCGGATCGACGTGGCGCCGAACGGCGCCATCCGGGTGGTCGACTACAAGACGGGGCGCTCGCCGCGCCAGGGGTACGAGGGCGGCGCGCTGTTCCAGATGCGCTTCTACGCGCTCGTGCTGTCCCGCCTGCGCGGCCAGGTGCCGGCGATGCTGCAGCTCGTCTACCTCGGCGACGGCACGCTGCTGCGGCACGTGCCCGACGCCGCGGAGCTCGAGACCACCGAGCGCCGCATCCGCGCGATCTGGGCCGGCATCCGCACGTCCGCCGAGAGCGGCCGGTGGCTGCCCAAGAAGGGCCCGCTGTGCGGCTGGTGCAGCCACCAGGCGCTGTGCCCGGCGTTCGGAGGCACACCGCCGGACGTCAGCGCCGAGACCGTCGAGCTCGCGCTCGGCGTCCGCCCGACCGCCTGA